In a single window of the Elaeis guineensis isolate ETL-2024a chromosome 6, EG11, whole genome shotgun sequence genome:
- the LOC140858671 gene encoding basic leucine zipper 61-like: protein MAQLPPKIPTTMPPTWPNFGHQRPPSSIPTPSPPPPGFQPSWVDEFLDFSSTKRSSHRRSASDSITFVEAAATAAAAAEFDRLDDDQLMSMFPDDVPPPSSSSAGAALAVSSSNPSTPSDHNSIHDDKPTAMIESAEEAQSACKAEPLAPAQAQPAAGPELIVDPKRVKRILANRQSAQRSRVRKLQYISELERSVTTLQTEVSALSPRVAFLDHQRSILTVGNSHLKQRIAALAQDKIFKDAHQEALKKEIERLRQVYHQQNLRKMSAPTSNPTMRTEKELAS from the exons atggCTCAGCTCCCTCCCAAGATCCCCACCACCATGCCCCCAACCTGGCCCAACTTCGGCCACCAACGTCCACCCTCCTCCATCCCAACCCCCTCGCCGCCACCTCCTGGCTTCCAGCCCTCATGGGTCGACGAATTCCTCGACTTCTCCTCCACCAAGCGCAGCTCCCACCGCCGCTCCGCCAGCGACTCCATCACCTTCGTCGAGGCCGCGGCCacagccgccgccgccgccgaatTCGATCGCCTCGACGACGACCAGCTCATGTCCATGTTTCCCGACGACGTCCCGCCCCCTTCATCCTCCTCCGCCGGTGCTGCGCTCGCCGTCTCGTCTTCCAACCCCTCCACGCCGTCCGACCACAACAGCATCCACGATGACAAGCCCACCGCAATGATCGAGTCGGCTGAAGAGGCGCAGAGTGCTTGCAAGGCCGAGCCGCTGGCGCCAGCACAGGCTCAACCGGCCGCAGGGCCCGAGCTCATAGTGGACCCCAAGAGAGTCAAGAG AATATTAGCTAATCGGCAGTCGGCGCAGAGGTCGCGAGTGAGGAAGCTGCAGTACATCTCGGAGCTGGAGCGCAGTGTGACGACGTTGCAG ACCGAGGTGTCGGCCTTGTCGCCTCGGGTCGCATTCCTCGATCACCAGCGCTCCATTCTTACAGTGGGAAACAGCCATCTCAAGCAGCGGATTGCAGCCTTGGCGCAGGACAAAATTTTTAAAGATG CCCACCAAGAGGCATTAAAGAAGGAGATCGAGAGGCTAAGGCAAGTATACCACCAGCAGAATCTTAGAAAAATGTCTGCTCCCACCTCCAATCCCACCATGCGCACAGAAAAAGAGCTGGCTAGCTGA